TGCACGTGCAACAATGGTTTGTGGGGGACGCAGTGGTGCTGATTCTTGCCGTAGCAGCTGTGGGAGCGATTATTGAGGTCATAATCAGTAAAATTATGGACAATTGATTGGAAACAACTTGTCTCTTAAATCATATAGTAAGTTATAGATAGTAAAGGAGGCGTCATGCATTGAACAAGAAACAGAATCCATGGACTTATGCCAAGCCGATGAAAAAGGATCAGCCGATCAAAATCAAGAAAGACTGTGGCTGTAATAATAATAATAAAAATAAAGGCTATTATTGAGTAGAAAACCTTTCCGTTTTAGGGAAGGTTTTTTTATTTCCTAATCCTACCATTCATAAAAAAGCAGTTAAACAAGAAAATACTAATAGAACGATTAATTAGGATGTGATTCTTTTGTTCAGAAAAAAAAATTATGTGTATCGCAGCTGGATGGTATTATTGGCTGTTTTATGTTTACTGACAGCCTGTAGCAGCCAAGGAGACGGGAAAACGGAGAATATGGCTCTGATTAAGCGTACGAATCCCAAACCGATGGATATTATTAATGGGATGGATGAAGAAGATGAAAAAGGCCTGATCACAAAGGTCAAGGAAACTGTTGCGAATGAAGATACGATTTATGACGTGATCGTGGTGAAAAATGAAAAAAAGATTATTGTCGCTTACAAAGTTAAGCATTTACAACGTTTCCATATGAAGAAGATAGAAAAGAACGTGACGCAAAATCTTGAAGAAAGGTTCCCTAAATATGACTTCATCGTTTCCAGTGATTATAAAATCTTTTTGGAAGCTTTAAGGTTGAATGAGTTCCTCAAGAAAGAAGACGTTCCTGAGAAAAAGGCAAGGAAGAAGTTCAAGGAAATTGAAGAACTTCAAAAAGAATTGATTTAGAAAGCGAGGTTCAAAGCTATGAGCAACAAGGAAAAAACGACTCCCCAGCAGGACGCGTATAAGCAGCTACAAGGAAAGCATGAAATTAAAAGACCGATAGTGAAGAATTGTTTAAAGGCATTTTTGGTAGGCGGGATTTTCTGCATAGTGGGACAAGCGATTTCTTACTTTTACATTTACTTTTTCAACTTTACGGAGCAGACAGCCGGAAGTCCAACCACCGCGACCATGGTTTTTCTTGCCCTGTTGATGACAGGCTTCGGCTTCTACGATCGCATTGGCCAGTTCGCCGGGGCAGGGAGTGCCGTTCCGGTTACCGGATTTGGTAATGCAGTCATCTCAGCAGCTATCGAACACAGGACTGAAGGGTTTGTACTGGGTGTCGGGTCTAATATGTTCAAATTGGCAGGTTCAGTCATATTATTTGGTGTATTTTCAGCCTTTGTCGTGGCATTGATTAAAACGATTTATTTAACGATTGGGGGCTAAGCAGTGTTAAAAGGAAAACAAACATGGATGTTCGCCAATAAACCAGTCATTTTGGAAACAGGAGTAACAGGCGGTCCATTCGAAGCAAATGGGGAAATCGCGGGTGATTTCGATATTCTATATGAAGATTTGTGGATGGAGCAGGAATCGTATGAGAAGGCCCATCGCCATTTGCTGGAGAAAGCGGTGGAGCTTGCATTGGAAAAGGGAGATATTGAAAAGGAGCAGGTGCAGTTTTTCTTGGCGGGTGATTTAATCAATCAGATTAGCCCAACGAGTTTTGCAGCAAGAACGAATGGCATTCCCTACTTCGGTTTGTTTGGGGCATGCTCCACTTCAATGGAAGGACTTGCACTGGCAGCCTTCATCACCAATTATGGCGGGGCGAATTACGTGCTGACAGGCGCCTCGAGCCATAATGCAGCTGTTGAAAAGCAATTTCGCTATCCTACTGAATATGGTGGCCAAAAACCTCCCACAGCTCAGTGGACGATAACGGGTGCAGGGGTGGCGCTGGTTGCTCCGAACGGAAGCAGGGAAGGTGAATACCCCCATGTTGTTTCGGCCACGATAGGCAAGGTGATCGACATGGGCCTGAAGGATCCGTTCAATATGGGGGGAGCGATGGCACCGGCAGCCGTCGATACGATCCTTGCGCATTTCAATGACACAGGCTTGGGTCCGGATGATTATGATTTGATCATAACGGGTGATCTAGGGCAAATAGGCAGGGAAACCGCCATGGAGTTATTGAAGCAAAAAGGTTGCGAAATCAATCGGGAAAAGTTCAACGATTGCGGCTTGATGATATTTAAAAAGGATCAGCCCGTTTTAGCGGGCGGGAGCGGCGCGGGATGTTCAGCTGTGGTTTTATATGGCCATATCCTCAATCAAATGATTTCAGATAAATATCAAAAAATCCTGTTAGTTGCAACTGGAGCATTATTATCCCCATTATCGGTCCAGCAAAAGGAGACGATTCCGTGCATTGCTCATGCGGTGGCCATCGAGTATGGGATGAATTCATGAAAAAGGAGAGATTTGGATGTTAGCAATGTTTTTTTGGGCCTTTGTCATCGGTGGCCTGATTTGTGTAGTCGGGCAGCTTCTTTTCGATGTTGCTAAGCTGACACCAGCACATACGTTAAGTTTGTTCGTTGTGATAGGCGCTGTTCTTGGCGGGTTTGATTTATATGAACCGCTTGTTGACTTTGCCGGTGCGGGAGCGACGATACCGATCGTTTCATTTGGGAACTCCCTAGTGAACGGTGCCATGATGGAATCCGAAAAACATGGTATCGTAGGCGTGCTGACAGGGATGTTTGAAATTACGAGCTCCGGTATCTCGGCAGCGATCATCTTTGGGTTTATCGGGGCTTTGGTTTTCAGGCCAAAAGGATAGATCATCGGAAATAGGCAGCCTGGACTAGGACATGGCCTATACATATTTGTCCAGACCTACATATGTTATCAGTAAGCTTTTAGCGAAAGCGAGGTGATATAGTATGTTTGGTTTCGGAGGCTACGGTTGCTGCGGCAACAGCGGTTATGGATATGGCGGCGGTTATGGCGGAGGCTACGGTGGTGGCGGTTCTACATTCGCGATAATTGTTGTGTTGTTTATCCTATTGATCATTGTAGGGGCTTCTTTCTGCTAAAGTAAATGGAATAGGCAGAAGAAGCCTATTCCATTTATTTTTATTTAAGGGCCAAGCACCATTTTTCTGTTAAAGCCATAGGATAGGTACAGAAAAGGGAGGGGCTTAGGTATGGATAATAACTTTTTTAAAAACATAGAAGGTAAAACGGGCGTGAATATGAAAGACGTATTAGAATTGGCAAACTCTCTACAAGGGGCCAATTTCAAAGATGAAACAACCGTCAGAAACGTCATTAAACGCGTTTCAAAAATAGCGAATAAACCGGTCAATAAGGAAACGGAAGATAAAATCGTCCATTCCATCGTAGCGGAAGGCAATAAACTAGACTTTGGAACGATTTCCAATATGATAAATAAAAAATAATGAACCAAGGGCCTGCTTCAGCTGCAGGCCTTTTACATTTGATTCCATCCGATCGCGGTTAGTTCAAAGCTTAAGGAAGCGTGATGGATATGCGGTCCGTCCGCGTCTTGTTTGCAGGATGGAAAGATAAAGATCCTTTTTAGCCCTTGTCGCTGCGACATAAAGCAGCCGTCTTTCCTCCTCAAGAGGAGCAAGTTCCCCTTTTCGATAAGATTCAAGAGCGAAATCATGGGGCAGGCTCCCATCCACTGCAGCCAGTACATAAACGGTATCATATTCAAGCCCTTTGGAACGGTGTATGGTGGTAAGCTGTATGGCATCTTTAAAATGTTTCGATAATTTTTTTATTTCTTGGATCATGGCTGTCATATGGTCGACATGGTCAAGGAAAGCGGCGATTGTAGGAAAGCGGTTGGCTGCCACCTTTAGGTCGCGGATGTCATCGGAGCCTTTTTCCAGATTCGCTTCGTTACCTCGCTTTTTTACATAATCCTGGTAGCCCAAGTCCTTTTCGATGATTTCCAAAGCGACAAGCGGCGACATGTTTTTTAAAGAGCGAATCTGTCCTGGTATTGTTTTTAATTTTTTTTCTTGAAAAGCATGACCTGTCTTAATGTAAGCAAATGCATCAATAAAATCACAGTCCTGTAATATGGTTTGTGCTTTTAATTCCTGCAAAATACTTTGCCTTAAAAATAATGAGGAAAGAACATCCGCAGCAGCCTTGCTATCATGAGGAAACAGACTTAAGCGCATGAAGGCAAGCATGCCGCGTATGACCCTGCGCTGATAAAAGGAATCTGCATCCTTCTCAATCACAAATGGCAGGTTTGAAGCTGCCAGCCTTTCAAATATGGCCCGGGACATAGTGTGTGTTCTGTATAATACGGCAAAGTCCCCAGGATTTGCTCCTTTGGAGATCTTTTCTTGAATATCAGCCACGATCATCGTTGCTTCCAATTCCTCATCATATGGATAAAATAATACAGGCGGATTACCTGAATCATGCTGTGCCCGCATTTTCTTTTCCATCCGATTCTGGTTGCGCTTGATCAATCGATTTGCCGTAGCGACGATTTCATGAGAAGAGCGATAATTTTCGGTTAACTTTACAACTTGTGATCGAGGGAAGTCATGGTTGAAATTGAGGATATATTTCGGATCGCTCCCCCTGAATGAATAGATCGACTGATCATCATCCCCAACCGCACACACATTTTTTGATTCGTAAGAAAGGAGTTTTATCAATTCGTATTGAACTTTATTGATATCCTGAAATTCATCCACCAAGAAATACTGAAATCGCTGCTGGTATTTCTTTAAAAAATCGGGGTGATTTTTTAAGAAGACATAGCAGCCGACAAGCATATCGTCAAAATCATACTTTCCTGTTTGCTTTTTATACTCTTCATATTTCTTATATAAGAATATACAGGATTTCTCCCACTCGTCATCAGGTTGAATATCTTCAGGAAAAGCCAATGAGTTTTTCCAAAGCCCGATTTGCTGTAGTGCTTGATCGTATGCGAAATCCTTATCATCAAGTTCTATTTCCCGACCAGCCTGTTTCAAGATCTTTTCTTTTTCCCAATCCCATTTCAAAAGCAAGTCGCGCTGCCATTTGGATGGTTCATGAAAGATCAGGATTTTATAAAAAATGCTATGAAAGGTCCCGCTCACAACTTGGGAAACGAGGGAAGGCGTCATATTAGGATAACTGAGCAGACGCTGCTGCATCTCTTTAGCTGACTTTGCGGTAAATGTTACGAGCATGATGCTTCTCGGATCGATTTTTTTCACCGTAAGCATATAGGCAGTACGGACCGTTAATACCCGGGTTTTCCCGCTGCCTGCTCCTGAAAGGACAAGAATGGGTCCATCGATCGTTTTTACGGCTTTAAGCTGCTCTGCATCCAGAACGACCCCGCATGAGGACAATTCCTGAAAATAAGGTTCCTCTAATTGTGCCATGGTAGTGGTTTTATTTGAATATTGCGGATTGCCTGTTATCTGTCGGCTTTTCAGGAAAGGCTCCGTAATGGTTTTTGTTTCGGTAATGGTTCGGGACTTGGGAATCTTAAATCCATTCTGCTCCCTATATTCTAATGGCTCGTCCTGATTTGCTGGTTCGGAATGTGGCATTATACAGGGTGCCTGCGATGGATCACTGTGATAAAAATAGGGCGTTTCATGGATGCCAATGAATAATTTCACCGGCTTCCGACAAACGATGCAAGAAAGCTGATCACGTTTCCCTTTTTCGAATAGTGTCTGCAGCTCACCAGCTGAAACGGTATGTATATGTACGATTTCATCGCCAGATTT
This genomic stretch from Peribacillus muralis harbors:
- a CDS encoding YhcN/YlaJ family sporulation lipoprotein, producing the protein MFRKKNYVYRSWMVLLAVLCLLTACSSQGDGKTENMALIKRTNPKPMDIINGMDEEDEKGLITKVKETVANEDTIYDVIVVKNEKKIIVAYKVKHLQRFHMKKIEKNVTQNLEERFPKYDFIVSSDYKIFLEALRLNEFLKKEDVPEKKARKKFKEIEELQKELI
- the spoVAC gene encoding stage V sporulation protein AC produces the protein MSNKEKTTPQQDAYKQLQGKHEIKRPIVKNCLKAFLVGGIFCIVGQAISYFYIYFFNFTEQTAGSPTTATMVFLALLMTGFGFYDRIGQFAGAGSAVPVTGFGNAVISAAIEHRTEGFVLGVGSNMFKLAGSVILFGVFSAFVVALIKTIYLTIGG
- the spoVAD gene encoding stage V sporulation protein AD, giving the protein MLKGKQTWMFANKPVILETGVTGGPFEANGEIAGDFDILYEDLWMEQESYEKAHRHLLEKAVELALEKGDIEKEQVQFFLAGDLINQISPTSFAARTNGIPYFGLFGACSTSMEGLALAAFITNYGGANYVLTGASSHNAAVEKQFRYPTEYGGQKPPTAQWTITGAGVALVAPNGSREGEYPHVVSATIGKVIDMGLKDPFNMGGAMAPAAVDTILAHFNDTGLGPDDYDLIITGDLGQIGRETAMELLKQKGCEINREKFNDCGLMIFKKDQPVLAGGSGAGCSAVVLYGHILNQMISDKYQKILLVATGALLSPLSVQQKETIPCIAHAVAIEYGMNS
- the spoVAE gene encoding stage V sporulation protein AE translates to MLAMFFWAFVIGGLICVVGQLLFDVAKLTPAHTLSLFVVIGAVLGGFDLYEPLVDFAGAGATIPIVSFGNSLVNGAMMESEKHGIVGVLTGMFEITSSGISAAIIFGFIGALVFRPKG
- a CDS encoding YjcZ family sporulation protein; the encoded protein is MFGFGGYGCCGNSGYGYGGGYGGGYGGGGSTFAIIVVLFILLIIVGASFC
- a CDS encoding stage VI sporulation protein F; translated protein: MDNNFFKNIEGKTGVNMKDVLELANSLQGANFKDETTVRNVIKRVSKIANKPVNKETEDKIVHSIVAEGNKLDFGTISNMINKK
- a CDS encoding ATP-dependent helicase, with the protein product MNQAKSGDEIVHIHTVSAGELQTLFEKGKRDQLSCIVCRKPVKLFIGIHETPYFYHSDPSQAPCIMPHSEPANQDEPLEYREQNGFKIPKSRTITETKTITEPFLKSRQITGNPQYSNKTTTMAQLEEPYFQELSSCGVVLDAEQLKAVKTIDGPILVLSGAGSGKTRVLTVRTAYMLTVKKIDPRSIMLVTFTAKSAKEMQQRLLSYPNMTPSLVSQVVSGTFHSIFYKILIFHEPSKWQRDLLLKWDWEKEKILKQAGREIELDDKDFAYDQALQQIGLWKNSLAFPEDIQPDDEWEKSCIFLYKKYEEYKKQTGKYDFDDMLVGCYVFLKNHPDFLKKYQQRFQYFLVDEFQDINKVQYELIKLLSYESKNVCAVGDDDQSIYSFRGSDPKYILNFNHDFPRSQVVKLTENYRSSHEIVATANRLIKRNQNRMEKKMRAQHDSGNPPVLFYPYDEELEATMIVADIQEKISKGANPGDFAVLYRTHTMSRAIFERLAASNLPFVIEKDADSFYQRRVIRGMLAFMRLSLFPHDSKAAADVLSSLFLRQSILQELKAQTILQDCDFIDAFAYIKTGHAFQEKKLKTIPGQIRSLKNMSPLVALEIIEKDLGYQDYVKKRGNEANLEKGSDDIRDLKVAANRFPTIAAFLDHVDHMTAMIQEIKKLSKHFKDAIQLTTIHRSKGLEYDTVYVLAAVDGSLPHDFALESYRKGELAPLEEERRLLYVAATRAKKDLYLSILQTRRGRTAYPSRFLKL